In Candidatus Eremiobacterota bacterium, the genomic window GGCTCTTTATCAAGAGGCCCTCACCTGTTTTCCCGCAGGGGTGAACAGCCCTGTGCGCGCTTTCAAAGCCGTGGGAGGGCAGCCCCTCTTCATAAGGGAAGGCAAAGGCTCAAAAGTTACCGATGCCGACGGCAATGAGTACATTGATTACCTCGGCTCGTGGGGTCCCCTTATCCTGGGCCATGCACACCCGGAGGTAGTCAGGAAGACCGCGGCAGCAATTGAAAAAGGCACAAGCTTCGGCACCCCCCACGAGGGGGAAGTCGCCCTTGCACGCCTCGTCAAGGAGTGCTTCCCTTCAATGGAGCTCCTCAGGTTCGTCAACTCAGGCACCGAGGCCACGATGAGCGCCATACGCCTCGCGAGAGGCTTTACCGGCAGGGATATAGTCCTGAAATTTGAAGGCTGCTACCACGGGCACAGCGACAGCCTCCTCGCGAAGGCCGGCTCGGGCGCGATGACATTCGGCGTGCCGGACAGCGCCGGTGTACCGGGCGACATTACCAGGAAAACCCTCACGGTCCCTTACAACGATACCGCGGCATTTACCGCGATCATGGAAAAGGAAGGCCCCCGCATCGCCGCAGTGATAGTGGAGCCTGTGGCGGGAAACATGGGGCTCGTGCTCCCCCGTGAGGGCTTCCTTGAGGCCCTCAGGGCATCTACGGCCGAACATGGCGCGGTGCTTATCTTTGACGAGGTCATCACGGGCTTCAGAGTGGCAAAAGGAGGAGCCCAGGAGCGCTGCGGCATCAGGCCTGACCTCACGACGCTGGGGAAAGTGCTTGGTGGGGGATTCCCCCTGGCGGCATACGGCGGGAAAAAGGAGATAATGGAGCAGGTCGCTCCCCTGGGAAGCGTGTACCAGGCAGGCACCCTCTCGGGAAACCCCGTGGCAGTGGCGGCGGGAAGGGCCACGCTTGAGGCGATCCTCTCGGAGCAGAATTTTTATGATACCCTCGCCGCGAAGACAGATCTGCTGGTCCGCACAGTGGGTGAAATTTTTACCAGGAGGGGAATACCCCACGTAATCAACCATTTCGCCTCAATGTTCACCATTTTTTTCACCGGGGGAGAAGTTTTTGATTACCAGAGCGCAAAGAAGGCACAGGCCGACCGTTATGGGCCTTTCTTCCACCATATGCTTGAGAGGGGAATCTACTTTCCCCCCTCGCAGTTTGAGACGGCTTTTGTCTCTTCGGCACATACGGAAAAGGATATTGAAGCTACTGCGGCTGCCGCCGAAAAAACCTTCACTCTACAGGAAATGACATGGAAGTAATGGGCAAGGAGTCCCTGATCATTGAAAATGAGATGAAAGAGGTCATGGAGTTCATCAACTCCGTGTTCACCTATGATCTTGCCATCCTCAAGGAGATTGTGAACCAGGTCCTCACCCGCGGGGGAAAGCGCATCAGGCCCACGCTGGTGCTCCTTACGGCAGATATCTTCGACGGCATCACCAGGGATGCCACCCTGGCCGCCTCGATAATAGAGGTGGTCCATGCCGCGTCGCTTCTCCATGACGACGTCGTCGATGGCTCACCACAGCGCAGAGGTGCGGAGTCCCTCAACGCCAGGTTCAACAACAAGGTATCCGTGCTTCTCGGCGACTTCCTTTTCACCAAGGCCTATGCACGCCTCAGCCGGATCCATGATCAGAAGGTGACGGCAGCCCTCGCCGACGCCGCTGCCCACATGTCATTGGGCCAGCTCGTCGAGGCGTACTTCCAGGGTGACGGCGAGATCACCAGGGAGGAATACTTCTCCGTCATAGGAGGGAAAACGGCATCGCTCTTTTCAACATGCTGCAGGATAGGCGCGCTCATTGGCCATGCCCCTGAGGAGCAGGTGGAACTTATGGCCCGCTTCGGAAAAAACTACGGCCTGGCCTTCCAGATCACCGACGACTGCCTTGATTACTGGGGTGATGAGAAGCTTCTTGGAAAACCCGTGGGCTCCGATCTCATTGAGAAAAAATACACCTTGCCGGTAATTCATCTTCTTGAGGAAGGCGGGAAGGAAGATCAGCACCTTGTGAGAGAAATATTCTCCATGGCTTCTCCCGGGAGGGAGCATATAAAGCAGATACTTTCCCTCATGGAGAAGCACCGCACCCGTGAGTTCGCTTACGGAATCGCCCGCGAGTTCGGTGAGCGGGCCCTGGCGGAGCTCTCGGGCGTGGCGCCCTGCAGAGCACGGGTTGCGCTGGAAAAAATGGTGCGCGACATCATTACAAGAGACAGGTAGGAGTGAATATGCTCACAGATTACATCTATGTGCTCATGTTCATCCTGGGGGGCCTCTTCATAGTGACGGCAGGCCTTACCCTTTCCAGGCTATTCCGCCCTACTCACCCCACTCCCGACAAGATTTCCACGTACGAGTGCGGCGAGCGCCCCATCGGTGAGGCCCGTGGCCAATACGACGTAAAATATTACCTTTATGCCCTCCTTTTCGTGATTTTTGACATCGAGGCAGTATTCCTGATCCCCTGGGCCGTCTCTTTCAAGTCCATGGGGTCCCTCATGCTTTTCAGCTTCATCGAGATGGTCATATTCATTGCCATCCTCCTTGTGGCCTTACTCTATGCCTGGAAGAAAGGTATCCTCACATGGGAGTAGAAGACGAAAAAAAGGTTTTTATCGAGCGGCTGCCCGGCGTGAGCCTGGCCCTCACGGGAATTGACTACGTGCTGGACAACGCCAGGGCATCTTCGCTCTGGTACCTCCTGTACGGCCTTGCCTGCTGCGCCATTGAGCTCATGGCAACGGGAGCAGCCCGGTACGACTTTGACCGCCTGGGCATGATGTTCAGGGCCACGCCCCGCCAGGTGGATCTCATGATCGTGGCGGGGACCGTCACACTCAAGATGGCACCGAGAGTGAAGCTTATTTACGAGCAGATGGCCGAGCCGCGCTACGTCATTGCCATGGGGGGATGCGCCACAGGCGGGGGCCCCTTCTACTATGATTCCTACTCGGTCCTCAAGGGCATTGACAAGGTAATTCCCGTGGATGTCTATATCCCCGGATGCCCGCCGCGGCCTGAAGCGCTCCAGGAAGGATGCCTGAAGCTCGCCGATAAGGTCCGCCACGAGAGAAGGTTTACCAGCGCCATCAGGGCTTGGAGGAAGAGTTGAAAACCGAGAATATCGTCAGGATTCTGAGGGAAAAGCTCCCTGAAATCGCCATCAGGCAGGAGGAGGACGGCTCGATAAGGATTGAGCCCTCTTCCATAAGGGACCTTGCCCTGCAGCTCCGAAACACGAGGGAGCTCTCCTTCGATTTTCTCGTGTGCTCCTTTGCCATTGACTACCTGGAGAAGATGGAGATCGTCTATATATTCCACAGCTATCTCCACAACCACCAGGTCAAAATAAGAGCCTGGATTGACAGGGGAAATGCCGTAATAGCCACCATAGAGGACCTTTATCCCACGGCGAACTGGCACGAGCGGGAGATGTATGATCTCTTCGGTGTGACCTTCAAAGGCCATCCCGACCTGAGAAGGCTCCTCCTCCCTGACGAATGGGAAGGAGCCCCCATGAGGAAAGACTATACCCATGAGAATCTTGTAAGAAGGCCTGAGAACAAGTAATGCACAAGACAGAGGAATTCTACCTGAACATGGGGCCCCAGCACCCGAGCACCCACGGGGTGCTCAAGCTCGTCCTCACTATTGACGGCGAGCTCGTCAAGGAGGCGCAGCCTGAGATAGGCTTCCTCCACAGGGCCCTGGAGAAAATTGCCGAGAACAGGACTTACCACCAGTATGTCCCTTACACGGACCGCCTTGATTACGTCACGTCCATGACGAGCAATTTTGTCTATGTGCTGGCCGTGGAAAAGCTGGCAGGGATAAAGGTCCCTCCCAGGGCTGAGCATATCAGGATCATCATGGCGGAGCTCAACAGGATTGCGAGCCACCTCCTCTGGCTCGGGGCCATCGGGCTCGAGGCGGGGGCCACCACCCCATTCCTTTACACCTTCAGGGAGAGGGAGTTAATACTGGACCTCTTCGAGATGACCTGCGGCGCCAGGCTCACTTACAATTATATGCGCATCGGCGGTGTCTCCAGGGACATCACACCGACATTTATTGAAAAAACAAAGGAGTTCCTTCAGATCTTCAGGCCCTGCATCAAGGAATACGAGGACCTGCTGATCAAGAACGTAATTTTCCATCACAGGGTGAAGGGAATCGGCGTGCTCACCGCAGGCAAGGCAGTGGCACTGGGCGTCACGGGGCCCAACATCAGGGCTGCCGGCATGAAATGGGATCTCAGGAAAGACATCCCTTATTCCATTTACAGGGACTTCGAGTTCGACATCCCCACGCGCACCGATGGTGACACCCTTGACAGGATCCTGGTGCGCGTCGAGGAGATGAGGCAGAGCTGCCGCATCATCGAGCAGGCCATCGAGAAGCTTCCGAAAGGCGATGTCCAGACCTTTGTGCCCCTCCACCTCGAGCCTCCCGCGGGAGAAGTCTTCATGAGGACCGAGTCACCAAGGGGCGAGCTCTCCTGCTTTATTTTGAGCGACGGATCCGAGAAGCCTTACAGGCTGAAGTTCAGGTCCCCCTCGTTCTCGCACGTGAGCGCCCTTCCCACGGTGCTCAGGGGTCTTTACATGGCAGACGTGGTGATCGTGGGAGGAAGCTTTGACATAGTCCTTCCAGAAACAGACCGTTAAGAGAGGCAAGGATGATCAGGCAAGCCAGTGACATACTCGAGAGGATAACCCGGGGGATTATCCAGGTCATCTGGCCGCAGCATGCGGCGCAGATGACCATCCCCGCCTGGGCGCACTGGGTATATGCAGTGATCTGCATGGCGGTGATGATCGGGTTCATCAGCGCCATGGCTTTTTTCCTCATCTGGCTAGAGAGAAAGATAGCGGGAAGGGTTCAGCGCCGTATGGGGCCCATGGTAACGGGGATCCCGAGGAAATGGAGCGGAGTCATCACCTATCTCGTAAAGCACCCCGGCCTGGGCACCTGGCTTGGCGGGTGGCTCCAGACGCCCATGGACGCCGTGAAGCTTTTCCAGAAAGAGGATCTCATACCGGAAAAGGCCGACAGGGTTACCTTTATCGCAGCGCCTTTCCTTGTCATGACGGCCTGCTTCATGACCTTCGTGATCATTCCCTTCGGGCCGGGCCTCATCGTGAGGGACCTCAACATAGGTATCCTCTATTTCATGGCCATCAGCTCGCTGGCAGTCGTAGCCATCGTGATGGGCGGGTGGGGCTCCAACAACAAGTACTCCCTGCTGGGAGGGCTCCGCTCGGCGGCACAGCTCATCAGCTACGAAGTGCCCATGGTCTTCTCGATCCTCTCAGCAGTGCTGCTGGCAGGCTCCATAAGAATGGGTGACATCGTGGCGGCGCAGCAGAAAGCATTTTTCACGGGATGGTTCATATGCCCGCTCTTCATCGGCTTTGTCGTGTATATCATTGCGGCAATTGCCGAGACAAACCGCCCTCCCTTCGATATCCCCGAGGCCGAGTCCGAGCTTGTGTCAGGCTTCAATATAGAGTACAGCGGCATGCGCTTTGCCATGTTCTACCTGGCGGAGTTCACCAACATGTTTCTCGTTTCGGCCATTGCCACCACTCTTTTCCTGGGAGGATGGACCCTCCCCTTCGGCCTTGGAGCCGCCCTGAGAGACTACCTGGTTTCGCTCCAGGTGCCCCACATCGGTATCCTCGCCGTCATCGGCGGGCTCATTGTCTTTTTTGTGAAAACGGCGGCGCT contains:
- the hemL gene encoding glutamate-1-semialdehyde 2,1-aminomutase — encoded protein: MPKTLTRSSALYQEALTCFPAGVNSPVRAFKAVGGQPLFIREGKGSKVTDADGNEYIDYLGSWGPLILGHAHPEVVRKTAAAIEKGTSFGTPHEGEVALARLVKECFPSMELLRFVNSGTEATMSAIRLARGFTGRDIVLKFEGCYHGHSDSLLAKAGSGAMTFGVPDSAGVPGDITRKTLTVPYNDTAAFTAIMEKEGPRIAAVIVEPVAGNMGLVLPREGFLEALRASTAEHGAVLIFDEVITGFRVAKGGAQERCGIRPDLTTLGKVLGGGFPLAAYGGKKEIMEQVAPLGSVYQAGTLSGNPVAVAAGRATLEAILSEQNFYDTLAAKTDLLVRTVGEIFTRRGIPHVINHFASMFTIFFTGGEVFDYQSAKKAQADRYGPFFHHMLERGIYFPPSQFETAFVSSAHTEKDIEATAAAAEKTFTLQEMTWK
- a CDS encoding polyprenyl synthetase family protein, yielding MEVMGKESLIIENEMKEVMEFINSVFTYDLAILKEIVNQVLTRGGKRIRPTLVLLTADIFDGITRDATLAASIIEVVHAASLLHDDVVDGSPQRRGAESLNARFNNKVSVLLGDFLFTKAYARLSRIHDQKVTAALADAAAHMSLGQLVEAYFQGDGEITREEYFSVIGGKTASLFSTCCRIGALIGHAPEEQVELMARFGKNYGLAFQITDDCLDYWGDEKLLGKPVGSDLIEKKYTLPVIHLLEEGGKEDQHLVREIFSMASPGREHIKQILSLMEKHRTREFAYGIAREFGERALAELSGVAPCRARVALEKMVRDIITRDR
- a CDS encoding NADH-quinone oxidoreductase subunit A, with product MLTDYIYVLMFILGGLFIVTAGLTLSRLFRPTHPTPDKISTYECGERPIGEARGQYDVKYYLYALLFVIFDIEAVFLIPWAVSFKSMGSLMLFSFIEMVIFIAILLVALLYAWKKGILTWE
- a CDS encoding NADH-quinone oxidoreductase subunit B family protein — translated: MGVEDEKKVFIERLPGVSLALTGIDYVLDNARASSLWYLLYGLACCAIELMATGAARYDFDRLGMMFRATPRQVDLMIVAGTVTLKMAPRVKLIYEQMAEPRYVIAMGGCATGGGPFYYDSYSVLKGIDKVIPVDVYIPGCPPRPEALQEGCLKLADKVRHERRFTSAIRAWRKS
- a CDS encoding NADH-quinone oxidoreductase subunit C, translated to MKTENIVRILREKLPEIAIRQEEDGSIRIEPSSIRDLALQLRNTRELSFDFLVCSFAIDYLEKMEIVYIFHSYLHNHQVKIRAWIDRGNAVIATIEDLYPTANWHEREMYDLFGVTFKGHPDLRRLLLPDEWEGAPMRKDYTHENLVRRPENK
- a CDS encoding NADH-quinone oxidoreductase subunit D, with translation MHKTEEFYLNMGPQHPSTHGVLKLVLTIDGELVKEAQPEIGFLHRALEKIAENRTYHQYVPYTDRLDYVTSMTSNFVYVLAVEKLAGIKVPPRAEHIRIIMAELNRIASHLLWLGAIGLEAGATTPFLYTFRERELILDLFEMTCGARLTYNYMRIGGVSRDITPTFIEKTKEFLQIFRPCIKEYEDLLIKNVIFHHRVKGIGVLTAGKAVALGVTGPNIRAAGMKWDLRKDIPYSIYRDFEFDIPTRTDGDTLDRILVRVEEMRQSCRIIEQAIEKLPKGDVQTFVPLHLEPPAGEVFMRTESPRGELSCFILSDGSEKPYRLKFRSPSFSHVSALPTVLRGLYMADVVIVGGSFDIVLPETDR
- the nuoH gene encoding NADH-quinone oxidoreductase subunit NuoH, which encodes MIRQASDILERITRGIIQVIWPQHAAQMTIPAWAHWVYAVICMAVMIGFISAMAFFLIWLERKIAGRVQRRMGPMVTGIPRKWSGVITYLVKHPGLGTWLGGWLQTPMDAVKLFQKEDLIPEKADRVTFIAAPFLVMTACFMTFVIIPFGPGLIVRDLNIGILYFMAISSLAVVAIVMGGWGSNNKYSLLGGLRSAAQLISYEVPMVFSILSAVLLAGSIRMGDIVAAQQKAFFTGWFICPLFIGFVVYIIAAIAETNRPPFDIPEAESELVSGFNIEYSGMRFAMFYLAEFTNMFLVSAIATTLFLGGWTLPFGLGAALRDYLVSLQVPHIGILAVIGGLIVFFVKTAALVFFIMWTRWTFPRLRADQLMAFCWKLLVPLSLLNLLIASLWAMKFI